DNA from Prunus persica cultivar Lovell chromosome G6, Prunus_persica_NCBIv2, whole genome shotgun sequence:
GCTCAAGCTCCCTTGTCTGTGTAAACACATGACGCCCGTTACAGCTATAGTCACTCAGTCTCTTTGTTCTTTGTCCAGACTGTAATGACTATGTCTTTAAAAGCAACAGATTGGTGATACCTATCGAGCAACAACAGCATGCTGTAGTACAAATCAAACACATAAACGGGACGAACCCTACCTaccaaatcaaaaaaattaccGAAATACATGTTTGTTGTCAAATCAAACAGATTGCTGATACCAAGTAtggccgcacggctatactatttactgaaaaaacaaaaaaagcatGCTGTACTCCAAATCAAAAAAATCGTTTTTCCCCGCTTTTTGTTTATCGATCAGAGTAGTTTAaagcattatccattactattaggccattatcCGAGTCTTTATTGTCTCTTTTTGAGTGTTTGCTTTTCCAGAGCTATTATCcttataaagaatttagcatttcatgtttaatacttgtattatacatgtacgtatgtatttttcatctttaatacacttgtttttttacaaaattttcaattacacacacaaaattcaagtattatataattttggcatattattgaataaaaataatatatattaaataaataatataaaattattatatattggcTGAACTTATCATTTgtaatttgacaaaatattacCGAATAAAACATGtacatattttattcatattttactaACTATGAAAGAATGCGAGAGGCTAAGATTATTTCTTACTTGCTGTAACAAAAATGCATGATGGTGATTTTACAATCTCTTTGCCAACcaaaacaacaatttcaaacaaagatTTATGGTTGTAGTAGTAAGCGATGTGGTAGTATTCTTCATGTAAAGTATTGTTTGAAATGTGAACCAATTACCAAGAACGCTCCAACTCAGAATTCAATTCTCTACGACAAATAATGTGTGCAGTAACAGAATTTAGTAGCACTCGAGAGAACGAGGTAAACCACAGGCAAACATTCCCacacaaaaagaagaacaataaATTTGACTCTCAAATTGATTTACTGTGAAATTTCTGACTCTTCACTATCtcctttggatatgttgaaatagtataatataatatatattatacattttttaaatataatatatttaaagagtatggCTGCGTGGCTATACTCgggacttttttttaataaatagtatagccgggcggccgTACTcgagatttttaaattttttaaaaatatatagtatagccacgcggctatactcggtactttttgtttaaaaaaaaaacatgagaaataaaGATGCTGAATTTTGAACAATATTGCTTTCAAAACCATATAAGTGTATAATGGTGCACAATAGGCCTAAGAAATTGCAAAGAAAAGCTAAAAAAAGGATCCCCATAAAGCCCAACACAGTACAAAATCTAAAGTTaggtaaaaaaaacaaaccaggTGCACAATAGCCAGCACCAGCCATTTATTGTTCTCTCATGATATGTTCAGTTTCATAATGTTGTCATGATATCGACTGGAACCAAAAATATGTTCACTGTATGTTGTCATGATATTGACCAggccccaaaaagaaaatgttgtcATCTTAACGACAGAACTGGCCACCCTTTGCTACAAATTTAGTAGCTTAAGCTTGCTATAAATATAGGTGCTTCCCTGCATGCATTATCACACCAGTCAAACAAAACTTGAAACATCTTCTAAACTCCCATTGTTCCTGCTCTCTCTGTGTCCTACACTTCTTCTCAAACTATTTGAACATTACAACTTTTGAGAGATGAATTTGGATCACTTGCCCGAAGACTGTTTTGCGCATATTTTATCATTTACATCTCCCGGAGATGCATGTCATTGTTCATTAGTTTCGTGGTCGTTTCGCACCATGGCTGATTTGGATAGCGTGTGGGAGAAATTTTTGCCATCCGACCATGCTGAAATTCTATCCAGATTAGTATGTCCAATAACTTATTCCTCTAACAAAGAGTTGTTTATCAAGTTATGCAGGCCAAATCTAATTGATGGTGGTAAGAAGGTAAactttcaattattatttgcatttaatttgattttaaaatgaCAGCATCATAATTAAAGAATTCTCATTCAAGTTAGAATGAACCTAATGAATGAGTtagaatatgttttttttttttttttcgatttttgtttttgcttttcaatCTTTTTAAGCTAGTGTTGTGTGATGCCTCAAGGTTGCCTATGCATAATATGATTCAAATATTAACCatatatatgcaaaaatatatatagggtCAAGAAATTGATCCAATATTTGACTATTATTGCATTTGCAGCCTTTGGCAataaaatgagagagaatgcATAGAAAATGTACCCTCAAAGAGTATGCTTTTGCATTGACAGGCGGTGGATCAAATATGAATTATACAATCaaccaaaattcatatttgttCCACTGCCTGCGGATGCACTAGTGGCTTTAGGAGGCTATACCACAAAAGGGTTTTAATTAAATGGTTAAATTTTgatcaaataattattttcctgATTGATGAACAACAGATGTTCTCAATAGAGAAATCGACAAGTAAAAAATGTTACATGTTAAGTGCAAGGGATCTTTCAATTACATGGGCATGCAATCCTCTGTATTGGACCTGGAGACCTCTTGTTGAATCAAGGTTTGCATTCTCTAATTAAGCCTTAATTACACTTTCAATAAAGCTTAAATGTTATTAATCTTGAAAACAACAATTCAGATTTGCAGAGGTTGCTGAACTCAGAACCATTTGGTGGCTGGAAATATGTGGCACAATGAACACTCAAATGCTGTCACCAAAAACAGTCTACGGGGCCTATCTTATTGCCAAGTTGGCTGATCGTGCGTATGGCTTAGACTCTTTGCCATCTGAGGTTTCACTTGAAGTTGGTAACTTCAAATCACAAGGTACAGTTTACTTGAGCACACGCCATGATCAAAGTAGGAAgcaagctgctgctgctgatttAGAACATGAACATTTTTCGAAGCGGATTGGAGCTTCGAGACGAAGGGTTTTAGAAGGAGATCATGGAGGAGGTCTCTGTGAGCGCAAAGATGGCTGGATGGAAGTAGAAATAGGGAGCTTTTACAATGAAGGCTGTGCTAATAATGATGTAAAGATGAGCGTAAAAGAAGTGAAGGGTGCCCATCTTAAAGGTGGACTTATTGTTGAGGGAATTGAGATTAGGCCAAAAATTTAATGCATGTATGGCACTAATTTTGAATAATGTTTCTCAATTATGAATGGATTTTAAGTACTCTAACTTGAACTTTCTAACTCTCTGACTCAACGGCTTTGAAGTATAGATCAATATCGTTTTGGAtggttgaattttcttttcctttttatttttctttttaagtacattttctttttctttttgtagtagAACACGATTCTTCCACTTTCTTTTTGGATGGTTGAATTTGAGAATTAAAGTGGCATATATTTGTTACTTGTTATCtcatttctttaatatttctCGAGCAAAGTTAAATTCAGGAGCGTTATTATTCAGgagtgttagtgtaaataactcttgTCAATTCCACGAGCAAAGTTCATTGCTGCATGAATTAAAAGTCGAGCATAGTTGCATTGCCAAAAGGAAACAATACTGGAAGAACAAATAAacatcaaataaaaactttgcctttttgtaACACACAATTTTGGGAATGTTATGTGAGCTCAGATGTATGTGGATAGAGCCTTTTCCCGGACCACAAAAGGTCTCATAATGAGCTGGGATTCACATTTATCCTCAttgcaaaaataataatactaactaaatagaaataaaacaaagcaacCCTACATCAAAAAATTGGACATAATCATCCaaaaccaagaagaagaaaaaaaaatcaatagtaGTATAAgtatatgaaaataaatggaAACTAAACCACGGGAACACAGattaaacataaacataaaaaaaattaagaaaaacataGATTAAGAATGTTTTTCTGGGCTCAGATGTATTGGATCTATCCTATTCCCGGACCACAAAAGGTCTCATAGAGCTGGGattatcattcatcatcattgCAAGaccataattaataaataatgataatttaacagaaagaaagaaaacagagtaaaaCCCTACATCAGAAAATCGATCAAGAACTAGAGAAGAAAAGGTTTAAGAAAGACGCCTAGGTTTTCCTGGAAGAGTAGGACGGAAGAAGAGCGTATGCGACGGCCACAAACTGGTGACTGAAACAATAGGGTTTAAGCCGATATATAAGAAGGGAATCATAAGTTTTCTTAATTGCCCATTATGACCCTAGGGATTTGCATGAATTACAAATTTGATTTGGGTAGTTGACAACAACTGGGCCCATTGTTAGAAACCCAACACTGTATTCAATTAAGGCCCAATCCGAAGGGAAAGGACTTGGATTTAGGCTTTCCAACTTATAATAGGAACTTCGCACCTTATGAATACGGAGCCATTCATTCCTTTTTGCAGGCAAATCACATTCGGAAACTAGGACTTTCTTGTCTCTCTCGCTTCGCCTTCTCCAACTAGGGCTCCAAGTGAGATGGCTTTAATGGAAAGAACTCCAGGCAGATGGCCACGTCCTGTTTGGCATGCTCCTTGGAAGATGTACAAGGTCATTAGCGGCCACTTGGGATGGGTACGATCCATTGCCTTTGATCCAAGCAACAAATGGTTCTGCACCGGCTCTGCAGATCGCACGATCAAGATATGGGATGTAGGAACCGGAACCCTACAGCTCTCACTGACAAGACACATTGAACAAGTACGAGGACTTGCTGTTAGCAGCAGGCACACCTACATGTTCTCTGCCGGCGATGACAAGCTGGTTAAATGCTGGGACCTCGAACAGAACAAGGTTGTCCGTTCATATCATGGTCATCTGAGCGGTGTTTACTGCTTGGCGGTTCATCCCACGCTTGATATTTTACTCACCGGTGGACGCGATTCTGTGTGCCGGGTTTGGGATATTCGAAGCAAGGTGCAAGTTTTTGCATTGTCGGGGCATGACGACACAGTTTGCTCAGTTTTCACTCGACCGACAGATCCACAAGTTGTCACTGGCTCTCATGACTCGACCATCAAGCTCTGGGACTTGAGGTATGGGAAAACAATGTCAACACTTACACACCATAAGAAATCTGTGCGTGCAATGGCGCAACATCCTAAGGATATCAATTCTTTCGCATCTGTATCCGCTGACAACGTGAAGAAGTTCAACTTTCCGAACGGCGAATTTTTGCACAACATGCTGTCTCAGCAGAAAACTATAGTTAATGCAATGGCTGTGAATCGGGATGGTGTCATGGCAACTGGAGGTGACAGTGGGAGTGTGTGGTTTTGGGATTGGAAGAGCGGTCATAATTTTCAACAATCGCAAACAATTGCGCAGCCTGGCTCCCTGGATGGTGAAGCTGCTGTATATGCTCTTTCCTTTGATAGAACTGGTACAAGGTTGGTGACTTGCGGAGCTGATAAGACGATCAAAATGTGGAAAAAGGACCAAAATGCCACTCCAGAAACCCATCCTCTCAATTTCAAGCCTCCTAAAGATATTCGACGGTTCTAGTGTAAGATCTTCCTTTGTTGTTGCTCTGTTCGGTGACATGTgtaatgttgtttttttaatcGAAGTGTAATATTGTTTTACTGGAGTGATTTGCTATCTGCTTGTTGTTATGAGATGAATTATACAAATTTTGATGTGTAATTTGCcaacaaaaatttgatttgtttttttttttcaaatgatattctaatttaatctaatctaaactaGGGGAGGAGAATTTGAACTCAGTCCGAAATACCAAACCAGAGCTCAGagttaaatatatttccaacaTATCCTAAAATAAAGTCTTATTGAACAATAACACAAATACAAGATTtgtaacaacaacaacaacaacaacaacaaagcagaggattatatttgtaattaagcTACATAACTAGCCAAATagcaacaaaaattaatatcaacaTAATTATAACATAATTAAGAACTATGATTGGTCTAAATTAATATATCCCTTTTCAATTTATATGCAAATTAAGCTAAGCTTCCTGAGTAATTAAAAGACATACAGCCTCATGTGAATATGTTTGATCTTTcaacagagagaagagaggaaggaCATGGACTTGTCTTGTGGATAGTCTGTCACCTCGTTTCTCTCCCAGCAGCAACTATATGGTTGAATTTGAGTTTTATCCCAAACCCATATATAATGAAATGTTACCTCAAAACTCAGATAGTGAGAGGCCCAGATATCATAGAAGACAAGGAATGGGTCTGGCCCGATAACAATACGAATGGGCTTAATCCACAAGAAGACCGATGAGACCCGACCCCAATAAATCACAACGTAGCCACTGGCCAGTGCCTTACCTTAGATTTCTTCTGATATTTTGATCTGAGACTGAGAGAGAACTAACTATCTCGATCTAGAGACGTCGGCTCATTTCCATCGGAGATTCTGAGATTTCGCTGCAAAATGGAGGACATGGGGGCCGACATGGACTAACGATTCGAAGATGGAGGTTTCTGGCGAGGCCAGCATACGAACCGTCGTCGTCGTCGCCCTTGGTGTTCGCAACACGAGGGATCTGCGAGAAATTTGCATAAAATCTTCGAAAGTGTAGCGTAAATATCTTACTCTCTTCTTTGAATTCGTCAATCTCTAGCACATGTCAAATCCTAACTCCTGAGGACCTATCCCTAACCCTAATTTACCATTTCATTTTACCTTGTTTTAGATCGAAGAAATTTGTGCATACGAACCGTCGTCGTCGGCCTTGGTGCTCTCGATCTGCGAGAAATTTGCATGATATGTAAGTCTCCCACTCTTTTCTTTAAATTCGTCAATCTCTAGCATGTCTCAAATcctaaccctaaccctaatttATCATTTCATTTTACTACCTTGTTTTAGATCGCAGAAGCTTGTGATCGGCCTCGGTCTCCGAGACCTTGGTTGGGTTGCGTAAAGAGAAGCATCTTCAGACCCATTCATTGCATAGCTTCCACTTCCAGCGAAGATCTTCAGGTGAATGTCTGAATTTGTGGTTCTTTAATTGATTGGTTTCTTGTTCGGAATTGAAAGTTTTAGTTTGGACTGTGCTGAATTTCTCAATTAGAACGCTAAGTGTTGGGGAACATGACAATTCATAAGGTGCAATGTTTGTTGTTACTGACTTTTATCGTTTGCCTATAAATTATGTGTGGCAAAGCGAATGGCTTTCGTCAATGGCCAAAGTTGGCATGGTCCTTTTAATCCTTTTAGAAAAAGGTCTCTTTCATGCATTATTACTAGTGTGGTTTCTCACTGCGAAGCAAAACACACATGAAATCGTATTTGTACTTGTGTTTAAATTGTGTAAGTTGTTTGTTGCATGGTATGTTTTAGCTGCAATTCTATGTTTTGTATGTTTACTTTGTTAGAGTAAGCGAGAGAGCTTTAGAATATTAGAAAGCAATGTGTGAAGTAGCTTCAGAATATCTAGGAAGTAGAGTTTTAAAGTTATGATGAATGCTGAGGCAAATAAGTGGGTTTGCTTGCAGTACAGTATAGGCTTTAGCAGCCTGAATATGATAATGGTCATAGTTTTGTATTCTATGTCGAATTCATGTTTAAAATCATAATAGATTTTGTTGAGGTGTAACTGTGTTAGTTATTACTAGAGGCTGCTACAAGTGTTCTAAAAGGCTTGTGCCTTAACgttaatttcttgtttgtggtgatgaaaaaatatataactaaACTAACTATAATGTTGTCAGTATATTATGAAAATACCCTTGAGGgatcttctttttctgtctTAGTAATAGGATTCTTATCTTATATTACATTGTATAGTCTTCCTCTGTTCaggtttcttttatttgttgtgTTTGCTGTGGGCCTCATTTTAGCTAGTTGGCTTGGCTGCTTGGTGCTTATTGGGTTTCCTTTGTCTAGGCCCAAACTTTTCGGTTACATCCCCTGTAATTGCAATTTGGGAGGGACTAGTATTTCTGATATCAATTTTCAGGGATCAGTACTTCCGCGATTTTGGCCCAAAAGTTGCTAACTCGTTCCAATAAATTTACAcctttgtgttattttatcggTTTTTCATCTGTATTTTTTTGCCAATAATATTCTTTTCTGCAGCTATGCTTCTgtttatatgaattaatttggttgtctgtttttttttaacagcCCTTATGTAAAGGTTGAAAATGCAAACGGGTCCCTGCCGAGAAGGCATAGGTTTGTTTAAGATGAAGCGAAGGTCGCTGCTGAGAAGGCTTCGGATCTTGTTGGGATATTGAACAGCACGGAATGCTTTTTTTGTGTGCGCGCgcgtttcttttttaattttataattttttcagCTCATATAATGAATGAGGACAATGAATTACTGAAAACAGAAACAATTAGATCGCAGGTACCAATAACATGAAACTGGACCCAAAAGTTGGCGCACAACAAGTGAAACAGGGGCCTACAACGTGGAAGACGCCCAAAAGTCGCTCAATAAAGACAAAATATGTCCACTGGAAGGCCTAGTAATCACCAAATAGGCCTACTAAAAGGCTCACGAACGACAAAATTGGCCCACTGGAAGCCCCATAAAGACCTATTAATTTACGATAGGCCCAATGAAACTTTAGAAACGACAAAATAGGCACACTAAGGTCCCTTTAAACGACAAAATGGGGCCACTAAAGGCCTCAGAAACGACAAAATACGCCCAGAGGAGGCTCAGAAACGACAAAATAGGCCCATTAAAAGCTTCAGAAACGACAAATTAGGCCCAATAAAGCCTAAGAAAACGACAAAATAGGCCAATATGGGCCTTTAAACGACAAAAATGGGCCCACTAAAGGCCTAAGAAACGACAAAATAGGCCCAGAGAAGGCTCAGAAACGACAAAATAGGCCCATTAAAAG
Protein-coding regions in this window:
- the LOC18775472 gene encoding protein pleiotropic regulatory locus 1 — its product is MALMERTPGRWPRPVWHAPWKMYKVISGHLGWVRSIAFDPSNKWFCTGSADRTIKIWDVGTGTLQLSLTRHIEQVRGLAVSSRHTYMFSAGDDKLVKCWDLEQNKVVRSYHGHLSGVYCLAVHPTLDILLTGGRDSVCRVWDIRSKVQVFALSGHDDTVCSVFTRPTDPQVVTGSHDSTIKLWDLRYGKTMSTLTHHKKSVRAMAQHPKDINSFASVSADNVKKFNFPNGEFLHNMLSQQKTIVNAMAVNRDGVMATGGDSGSVWFWDWKSGHNFQQSQTIAQPGSLDGEAAVYALSFDRTGTRLVTCGADKTIKMWKKDQNATPETHPLNFKPPKDIRRF
- the LOC18773243 gene encoding F-box protein PP2-B15; amino-acid sequence: MNLDHLPEDCFAHILSFTSPGDACHCSLVSWSFRTMADLDSVWEKFLPSDHAEILSRLVCPITYSSNKELFIKLCRPNLIDGGKKMFSIEKSTSKKCYMLSARDLSITWACNPLYWTWRPLVESRFAEVAELRTIWWLEICGTMNTQMLSPKTVYGAYLIAKLADRAYGLDSLPSEVSLEVGNFKSQGTVYLSTRHDQSRKQAAAADLEHEHFSKRIGASRRRVLEGDHGGGLCERKDGWMEVEIGSFYNEGCANNDVKMSVKEVKGAHLKGGLIVEGIEIRPKI